In Edaphobacter aggregans, the sequence GGGCGGCGACGGCGAGCATCATGCGGGCGAAGGGGGCGAGGTAGTGGCCCTTCTCGGCGGTGAGGTGAAGGAGACGGAGACCCTCTTCGCGGCTGGTGGAGGCCCCAGAGAAGCTGAGAAGCCAGCGGAGGGGTGCCCATTTGAGGCTGAGCATGTAGTTTTCGACGCCGCTGGCAAGGTGGGCGTCGTAGAGGGTAGGGTCGGCGGCGAGGGCCTGTTTGGAGTACGCGCTGGCCTCCTTGCTGTAGTTCAGGGCGGCGAGGTCGCGCTTTTCGATCATGAGGGCGTAGTCGGAGCGCATGCCGGAGACGAGGGTTTTGACATAGAGAGCGTTGGCGTCTTTGGGGTTGCGCTGGAGAGCGGTGTCGGCGAGGCGGCTGGCTTGATCGGTGCGGTCGTCGAAGTGCTTGCGGACGATCGGGTCGGGAGTGAGGCGGTCGCGGTTGTCGAAACGGCTCTGATCGGCGAAGAGTTGTACGTCGATGACATGGAGGCGGTTAAACTCGCCGAATAGCCAGGCGGCGGCGTCGGAGACTGGGCCCATGGGGTCAGCGGGGTTGGAGGTCATCCACTGCTCAAATTTGAGGTGAGCGTCCAGGAATTGGAGGTTGTACATGTCGTGGTAACCGTCGTTGAGTGGGTTACCGGTGAGTGGGGACGCGGGGAATGCAGCGGTGGTCGCAAGGAGAAGAAGCAACAGGAGAATCGGAGTGTAACGGCGGCGGGTGGATTTTGCTTTCAACTGTGAGGAGATGACATGTACCTCTACTGACATTGTTGTCCCTTATATCGTATCGCTGCGTGGGGACTGGTCCCCATGTTAAGACTCGGAAGCGCGGACTTTGGGTGACCGACCTCCTTCTCTTGAGATTCCAGAGTGAGAGTGGGGGCTGTACCCCTTCCGTTGCTATGAGACCCATGTTTTTGGAACTGCTGCTTGCAAAGCCTTGCAGGTTTTTATACGGGATGGGAGGCAAATTATTGATTCTATTGCGCTGTATTTTGGTGCTCCAGTTGCTTACTGAGGTGGGTGAGAAAACTTGGAGCAAATGTGGGATCCCTTTGCGGGATTTTTACGAGCGACAAGTGCTTTGCCATGAGCTTTATGCGTCTGGCGCTGCAGTAAATGCTCCGTCCGACGTGGAACGACTGAGGCCGGGAGGTTGCCGGGAGCGGCCTTCTAGCGCTTAGGTTACATGGAATCTTTTGGTCGCCAGGTTTCCTGGCGACTTTCGTTTTAAATTGAGGGTTCTGGAGGGAAGTCCTGGCATTCATCGGGCTTTACTGGTTTAACCGATCCGCCCTGCAGGGATCACCCTTGGGTCGTCACGGCAACGGCTTGTTTTTTGACTTTTTCTTCCAAATACCAGGCTACTGTCTTCCGTAGACCCTCGTGAAACTGCGCCTTGGGCTGATAGCCAAGTTCCTTGGTGGCACGGCTGATATCCGCAAGCGAGTGCTTGATGTCGCCCTCCCGGGGAGGGCCATAGTTTGGCTTGCTGGAGAAGCCGATCTGATCGGCGATGGCAGCATAAACATCATTCAGGGTGTGGCTCTTTCCTGTACCAACATTGAAGACGCGACCGGTGGCCACCTCGCTCGGAGCCACGCAGGCCAGTAAATTGGCGCTGACGGCATTGTCTATGAAGTTGAAGTCACGGCTGGTGAGACCGTCACCGAAGATGGTGGGGGTTTCGCCGGCCATCATCTTGTAGGTGAACTGGGCGATCACTCCAGAGTAGGGTGAGTCCGCGGCCTGGCGGGGGCCGAAGATGTTGAAGTAGCGGAGACAGATTCCCTCTAACCCATATGCCCGATAGAAAGACTGGATGTAGTACTCACATGTGAGTTTCTGTACTGCGTAAGGCGAAAGAGGGCGGGGCAACATGTCTTCCTGCTTGGGCTGCGTGGGTTGGTCTCCGTAGGCTGAGGAGGATGCCGCGTACACGATGCGGCGAACACGCGCGTCGCGTGCGGCGAGGAGCAGGTTCAGGGTTCCGTTTATGTTGGACTCATGCGAGGTGACAGGGTCCTTCACGGAGCGTGGAACGGACGCGAGGGCTCCCTGGTGGAGAATGTAGTCAATGCCTTCACAGGCAGACTTCAGCCCGGCGGCGTCTCGTAGATCCATTTGCTGGAACGAAATTGCATCTCGAATGTCGGCGAGATTATCAAGGTTTCCTGTCGAGAGATTGTCGATCCCTTGTACGTAGTGTCCCTGGTCAACGAGAGTATGGGCCAGAGAGGACCCGATAAATCCTGCGATTCCTGTAATCAGATAACGAGCCATCGATCCCTCCACCCGAAGTCGTTCGCTGGGGTGTAACAAAAATTGTGTTGCATCGGAAGCGTTCCCATTTAGCGACACCCGACGAAGCGTTCCAATGCGAATTCAGCAGTCAGTGTAAGCATCAAGTGTTTCTGGCGAAGCCGGTCGGGTCGATGCAACTTTTGTGCAGTTCGCCGCAGATAGTGCCACGTCCAACCTGACCCGACGCCATAAAAGATACGTGCTTAAATACTATATTCAACCTTATTGCGAGAGGCATCCCTCTGCGTTTTCGATAGGGGACTACAACGGATCAAAATGGGTTATGCCTGGCGATTATCAGCCCAGATGCGGCCTCAAGAAAAACACAACAGCAACAGACTGGATGCGATAATCCAGACATGCTGACTACAAACCAAGTCGTCCTACCGAAGATTGCCCAGGAGCGCCTCAAGCGTCTCGAGAGCCGCACAGCCAAAATCGGAGTCATTGGGCTCGGATATGTTGGGCTGCCGCTTTCACTGCTTCTTTCTGAGGCTGGTTTCAAAGTAACGGGCTTCGACATTGATACCAATAAGGTGACGGATCTGGAAGCCGGTCGATCCTATATTTTCCGCATTCCGCAAGAGGAGATTCAGGGGGCGCGGCAACATGGGTTTACGGCGACGACGGACTTTTCCCATCTGTCGGATCAGGACGCCATCATTATGTGCGTTCCCACGCCGTTGACGGAGCACCGGGAGCCGGACCTGAGCTACGTGGAAAATACGACCAGGGCCGCGGCGCCGTGGATTCAAGAGGGCCAACTGGTCGTGCTCGAAAGTACGACTTACCCCGGGACGACGGAAGAATTGATGATTCCGATTCTGGAAGCTGAGAATTTGCATGGGCTGAAAGTTCAGGGCAAGGGCACGGCGGCAGAACAAGGAGTCTTCTATGTGGCCTTTTCTCCGGAACGAGAAGATCCGGGCAATGTAACCGTAGCGAGACACAATATTCCGAAGGTCGTCGGCGGCCATGAAGAGATAGCGACCGAGCTTGCCGCAGTGTTGTATGAAGGGATATTTACACGGTCTGTCCGGGTGTCTTCGACGCGTGTGGCCGAGATGACCAAACTGCTCGAGAACATCTACCGGTGCGTGAACATCGCGTTGGTGAATGAGCTGAAGCTGCTTTCGTTGCGCATGGGTGTGGACATATGGGAGGTCATTGATGCAGCTTCGACTAAGCCCTTTGGTTTTCATCCTTTCTATCCTGGGCCAGGGCTTGGCGGGCATTGCATTCCGATCGATCCTTTTTATCTGAGTTGGAAGGCGAAGGAATATGACTTCAATACGCGGTTCATTGAGTTGGCTGGAGAAGTCAACGAGTCAATGCCGGCCCATGTGGTGCAATATGTAGCGAAGGGGCTCAACGAGCACAAGAAGGCCGTTAACGGTTCAAAGATTTTGATGCTCGGAATGGCCTACAAAAAGGACATCGACGATTTGCGCGAATCTCCTTCGCTTACGGTGATCGAATTGTTGCGTGAACAAGGTGCTGAGGTTCTCTACAACGACCCCTACTTCCCGACGGTTGGCAGAGGGCGACACTACAACCTCAATATGACCTGTACGCCGTTGGAGGATCTCGAACAATACGACTGCGTTCTGATCATGACGGATCACTCCGACTACGACTACGAAGATATTGTCAGCCATTCGCAGTTAGTAGTGGATTCACGTAATGCAACGAAAGGGATTCAGTCTGGTAAGATCGTTCGCTGTTAGGCAAGCTGGCGATGTGAAGGAAAGGTATTGGGTGGGATAGCAGAAGCAAGGGGAGACCCCTGCTTCTGCGCTTTAGCAAGTAGGTTTGTAGGTGGCGGTAAAAAAGAAAACGTCACCCTATGGAAAACTAAGTCGAATTCTTGTCCTCGTCATATATGGCGCTGGACGAGATCGTTCTTTGCGATACGTGCCGGATTCTTGCGGTTCGAGACCTGAACTAAACCACATAAAAAATTGCACCTGTGTTCATTTTTCAACAGACGATGGAACGGGGATCACATCTAGGCGTCGCCGTCCTATCTGTTGCGTGATTAAGAATGAGCGGTAACTAGCAGAGAATCAATCTTTAGCTAAGGCGAGCATAACGACTAACTTACGAGTTTTTAACGGTGTTGTATTTAATAAAAATGCCTCTGTGGTTGCGGCTGAGGAGCGAACGCCGGAAATTTATCCAGCATTTAATTGCGAGGAGAACAATATTGGTGTGATGTGATATAAGAAACGAGTAACCTTTCCAAACGATCGCCACTGAGTTGTGTTGTGGCTGTTTTTTTACTCTGCCGGTTCTGATGACTTTTAGGAGATCTGCTCGCTAGAGCTATCTTTTCTCAGGAAGGCATGAGTATTTGTTCGATATGTCAGTGTTAACCTCCCCAAAAGTAATCCCCATCACAAAACAAATAAGGGCATCAGGCGAGATGCTGGGCCTCTGCTTCTGTCTTGACTTGAGACGCATGTGAGACCAGCCGCCTATAGTGTCGGACTAGTTCCCTACCACCAAAGTGGGATGTCCAACTCCATAGGAGGCATAGTTTTGCACTGCAAGTAACGCTAGGCTCCTAACTTAGATTTACCTAAACCTGGTATCTCAGGAACTGCTTAGTCGTGTCTTATCGCGGTGTAACACTCTGGCGCCTTTGCCACCTTGTGATGAGTTAGGTAACCCATAAGTTGCACTCAAACCTACTCATATAACTACAATGGCGGCCGATTTTAGCTGTAAGTCTTATCTAAGACGCAGGGCCACGAAGTATTTCCACCGGCTTGTTCGGGCCGAATAATTTCAACCGAACTCAGAGGTGCGTTTTGGGAAAAGTACTAAGGACGATTGCGACGAGCATTAGCATTTCTCTCTACTTATTTGTTCTGGGATGTGGAGACCCCGCACTTTCTCAATCCGGGGCCCCGAGTATCAGCCAAATTTTCCCGCAGACTATTGCAGTGGGTACGCAAAGTCAGATTATCAAGGTGACGGGACAGCATTTTGCAAACCAGGCAGCCATTCTCTGGAATGGGCACGCACTTCCCACGACTGTTGTCGATTCCAATACGTTGTCTGGGGCAGTTCAAGGTAGTAATCTCGCCGCTCCCGCTACTGTTCAGTTGAAAGTGCAGAACTTGGATAATGGGCAACAATCGCAACCTATGCCAGTAACGGTGGCAGCGGCTGCTACGTCGTCCAGTCAACTCGTAATCAACTCGGTCGCTGTTTCCGGAGCAATGGTGAATCAACCATATGCCAGCGCGTTCGGTGCAAGTGGAGGCACTCCTGTGTACACATGGTCGATCACGTCTGGACAATTGCCGGCGGGCCTCTCTCTTGTGGCATCGACCGGTGTAATTTCCGGTATACCGACGGTCAGCGGGACGTTCAATTTCACTATCTCGGTTGCGGATTCAGCAAGCCCGGCACAGTCTGTCTCGACGTCGGCCTCGATCACTGTCTCGTCTTCACAACTGGCGATCCTATCGCCACAGTTTCCCTCCGGAGGTGTCGGCACGGCTTATTCGATTGCCATGAAAGCTGCTGGCGGCACACCTGCATACACATGGTCCATTACGTCCGGACAATTGCCAACGGGTCTCTCTATGGGATCATCGAGCGGCGTGATATCCGGTACACCGACAGTTGGTGGTACGTTCAAATTCACCATCTCGGTCGCGGATTCAGCAAGTCCGGCACAGTCGATCTCGACGTCGGCCTCGATCACTGTCTCGTCTTCACAACTGACGATCTTGTCCCCACTGTTCCCCTCCGGGGGTGTCGGTACGGCTTATTCGATTGCCATGAAAGCTGCTGGCGGCACACCTACATACACATGGTCCATTACGTCCGGACAATTGCCGACAGGTCTCTCTATGGGATCATCGAGCGGCGTGATATCCGGTACACCGACAGTTGGCGGTACGTTCAATTTCACCATCTCGGTTGCGGATTCATCAAACCCGGCACAGTCAGTCTCGACGTCGGCCTCAGTTAGTGTCGGATCTTCTCAGCTGGCGATCACGTCCTCAGTGCTATCCTCTGGGATTGTCGACACGGCTTATTCGACGGCTTTACAGGCAAGTGGCGGAACACCGGCTTATACCTGGTCGATTGCCGCAGGTAGTCTGCCTGCAGGGCTCACTCTGGCCGCGACCACCGGTGTAATTTCGGGTACACCGACGACTTCTGGAACCTCTAAATTCATCGCAAGTCTGACGGACAACAGCAATCCGGCACAAACGCAGTCCACTGCGATGACAATCACAGTAGCCGCGGCACAGCCGCCTACGGGGCCTGGAACAACCTGGTACGTTCGCCCCGATGGAGGCACACGGTATTCTTCGAATGTGACTACGGGCCAATGTGATGGTAAGGCGGATGCGCCATACTCAGGCTCCGGTGTGAACCAGCACTGCGCGTTCAACGACGTGCGGATGCTGTATCAGGATGGGACGTATAACATCGGCGCGTCATTTCCGGCCTGGGGTTGGGTAATTGCTGGTGGCGATACGGTCCTCATTCGAGGATCTATTGGGACGGGCGTCTCCTACCGGATAGGTTGGAACGGTACGACGTACGACGGTTGGGGTATTGCAGGGGATCCGTGGAGTTCCGGGATGCCGCCTCCTCCATCGGGGACAGCATCGCAGCACACGCGTATTTTGGGTGAAAACTATGCTTCGTGTCACAGTGCATCGGCTAAGACGCAGCTCCATGGCGGACGAGGGGCTTACGCTGTCATGAGTTTGTATGGGGCTTCCTACGTGGATGTCGCTTGTCTTGATATCACGGATTTTTCGGCGTGTGGTCGGGCAACGCAAAAAGTAGGATGCGATTCGACACAAGACTTCGCACAGGTCGGGATTCAACTCCACAACACCTCAACGCATGATTCGTTCACTGATATTCATATCCATGGTCTTGCTGGAGCAGGCGTAGCTGGATCTACTGGAGATGGCGTAGTGATGGACTACGTGGACATTCTGGGCAACGCCAGTTCCGGGTGGAACGCCGATGAGGGCGATGGGACCACCGGTGTAGGATCGCTCCTCGTGTCTCATTTCAACATCAGTTGGAACGGCTGCGCCGAGGAGTATCCGATTGTTGACTCTGTTCCGTACGGAGACTGCACGGATCAGTCCAGCGGAGGGTATGGAGATGGCTTCGGTACTGCGACCGTAGCAAGTCCTTCTCCTGGTTGGCAGGTCCACTTTGATAATGGCACTGTAAGTTACAACACGCAGGATGGATTGGATGCACTTCATATCAGCGGTCCCGGGTCGACAATGACTGACACGAGAGTGCTGGCGTATGGAAATGAAGGACAGCAGCTAAAGGTAGGTGGAGCTACCGCAACGATACAAGATAGCGTCATTGTGGGGAATTGTGAAGCGATGACGACGCAAGCAATTCCGGGGACACCCGCGGGATTCGGGTCGGTTCTGGCGTCACCTTGCAGGGCCGCGAATACAGCGGTCGTTATCAACGTCACACCTGGCTATCAGGCTACCTTTCAAGGCAATACGGTTTTTACCCAAGGATCGATTGGTCTTGAGGTAGAGTACGCAACTGCAGACACAGGGCCAACTAACACGCTTCAATTCAACGACAACATATTTGTTGGATTTCCGAACTCTGGGAACGGAGCGAACCCCACTCCGATTTATAGCAACACTGATCTAAAGATGCTCACGAATCCGGGTGCGAGTTGGTCGAATAACTCCTATTTCGGATATAGGAACAACTGGATGTGCCCGGCGGTCAATGAGAGCAATGCTCTGTGTATCGATCCTGGACTGGTAGATGAGACTTACCATCCTTATGGCTATGGCAACATGGCACCGGCATCCAGCTCCAGTCCAGTCGTCGGAGCAGGAGTGGCTGTACCCTCCATCCCCCTGGATTATACTGGCGTAACTCGGCCGAATCCTCCGAGTATCGGAGCGTATGAGTTCCCTCAATAGCCGCATATGCCTTAAGACGCTTTGTGTATTGGTTCTAGGATGTGCGTGTGTTCCCCTCTTCGGTACGACTTGGTACGTTCGTCCGGATGGAGGCACGCGCTACTCCACAAACGTAACGAAGGGCCAGTGCGATGGTAAGGCAGATGCGCCTTACCCCGGCTCCGGCGCGAACAAGCATTGTGCGTTCAACGACGTGCGTATGCTGTATACGGATGGGACGTATGCCGACGGTCATCACTTTCCTGCCTGGGGTTGGGTGATTGCTGGAGGCGATACGGTCATCATTCGAGGCTCTATTGGGACCGGCGCCTCCTACCGGATAGGCTGGAACGGTACTACGTACGACGGCTGGGGTATTGCGGGGGACGCGTCGAGTTCAGGGATGCTACCCCCTCCGTCCGGCACAGCTGCACAGCACACGCGCATTCTGGGTGAGAACTACGCTTCGTGTCACAGCGCGTCGGCTAAGACGCAACTCCACGGAGGGCGAGGGGCTTATGCTGTCATGAGCTTGTATGGGGCTTCCTACGTGGATGTCGCTTGTCTTGACATTACGGATTTCTCGGCGTGTGGCAAGGCAGCACAGAAAGTTGGGTGCGATTCGACGCAGGACTATGCTCAGGTCGGGATTCAGTTACACAATACTTCAACACACGATACGCTTACAGACATTCACATCCATGGTCTTGCAGGCTCAGGCATAGTTGGAGCTACCGGAAATGGCGTAGTAATGGACTACGTCGATGTTCTAGGGAACGCCAGTTCTGGCTGGAACGCCGATGAAGGCGACGGGACTACTGGAGTGGGATCGCTTAATGTGTCCCACTACGACATCAGTTGGAACGGTTGTGCCGAGGAGTACCCCATTGTACATCCGCTCCCATTTGGAGACTGCACGGATCAGGACCATGGGGGGTATGGCGACGGCTTCGGAACGGCGACAAAGGACAGCGATCCGCCAGGTTGGCAGGTTCATTTCGATCAGGGTGTTGTCAGTTACAACACGCAGGATGGATTAGATGCGCTTCACATCGGTGGTACAGGCTCGAGCATGACCGTTACGAACACGCGTGCCTTCAGCAGTATGGGACAACAGATCAAGGTAGGTGGCGCAGCGGCGATCATAACCGACAATCTTATAGTCGGCAATTGTAGGGCGATGTCCAAGGCGATCCCAGGCACGCCGCCGGGATTCAACGCTCAGTTGAGTCTGTTTTGCCGGGCAGGTGACAGTGCAATCGTCGTCAATGTGCCAGAGACTCAGCCTGCCATATTCCAGCGCAACATTATTTACTCGGCAAACCGCCTTGCTTTGGAGGTCGAGTATCTTGGGAATCCATCGCCCAAGGCCGCTATCAAATATGACGACAACATCTTTATTGGTTTTCCCAACGTGGAAGGTAGCTACCCTTCGCCAATCTACAGCAATACCGATCTGAAGATGTTCACCAATCCGGGAGCTAGCTTTAGCAACAATATTACTTTTCGCGCTAAGAGTAACTGGAAATGCCCTGCTACCTGGCTGCACGAGACGGGTGGTAGCTGTAGCGATCCGCAACTAAAGGATGAGACCTGGCACGAGTATGGCTATGGGGATTTCTCGCGCACTAAAGCTATCGACAAGAACTCATCGCAGCCTGAACCGGGTCCTTCTCGTGGACCTTCGCATGTCTCTACAGTGATGAAGTCATTGGGAACAGCTGTCCTGGTAGCGGGTGCCTGGAGAGGATTTCTATACTTGAGGGACCGTTCAACCAAGGCCTAGCTCCGTTTCGGACTTCCAATCCAATTCCAGAACAGCGACGCTGCAGTTCTAGGGTTATCCATATCGATTGGACAGATGGCTACAGCTCGCAAGGAACTTATCAGGGCAGCCCACGGACGGTTCTGACTCTTCAGGGCGTCTGCTCGCTGCTTATAGGCGCGAGCCCAACTGATCTGACGCGCGAGTATCCCGCAGCCGGGTGCGCCATAATGTTTGTTGATGAACTGTAATTGGGCTCGTAACATTCGGTTGGGATCGGTTGACATCGAACCTGGTGAAATCCTGTAATGAGCAATGACTTTGGGCACGAACGCGACTTCGTATCGGAGGGCGATCCGTAGCCAGAGATCGCGATCTTCTGTCGCGCGCATCGTCTCGTCGAAAAGACCAACCTCGTCAACGCATTTTCTGCGAAATGTCATGGTGGGGCACGGCAGTTCAACTTTACGCATATAAATGTACGGCGCAATATTCCCTTCGGCGTATCTAGGGTTTCCCGCGAATGTTCTTCCTAACTGACCTTCCGGGTCGATGGTAGTGACGAGACCGTAGGCAAGACCAGCTTGCGGCCGCTCTGCAAAGGCTTTCAATGACTCTGAGAGGCGGCATGGGAGCCATACATCATCAGCATCGAGGAGAGCAAGGAATTCAGCTGTTGAAGCCTTAATGGCGGTGTTTCTCGCTGCCGGCAGCCCGCGGTTATTTTGCTTGATGTATTTAAATTTGGAACCGAGTCGCTCCAAGAACGGAGCGATTACTTCAGCAGTATTGTCAGTGCTGCCATCGTCTACGAGCAAAATCTGCCAATCATCGAACGTCTGTGAAACGACACTCTCAATGGCGGCCGGTAGGTAGTGTGCAGCATTGAACGAAGGGATAATAACGTCGACCGTAGCCATCTTGCGTATTTTCCCACATCGTCGACGGTTGCACTCGAATTTGTTGAGCGGTCGGCAAGCTAACTACTCATGTGCGAACGCCGCGGAGTGCAAGAAATGTTCCGGTTACAAGCAGATCTTCGTCGCTGTAATCAGAGAAACATTTTTGCAGGCGGGGACGGATATCTCGAAGACCATCAAGATTCCGTTGGTCGTAATGCGTCCCCGGAATCAGGCTCTCAATATGGGGCGAAAACTCATTCTCGCCTGCGATGTGAGTGATATAAAAGCGTGAGTCATAAAAGTCGCGTGCTGCCAATTCGCGATAGGTCGGCAATCGCAGACGGTTCATGGTTGGATCAGGACGTGAGATCAGATTCCAGAGGGTATCGGAGACGGTCAGGAAATAAAGTGGATGTATTTCCCCGAAGAGGTTGTGGCAACGGAAGTCCACTTTGTGCCACATCTCACCGTCGAACCGTAAGCACCGGACCATGTTCTTCCAACCCGTCTCCAAATTCCCAAGATGCTCCAACACTGCACGAGATATAACAATGTCGTAACTCTGCGATTCGAGAGGTGTCGCAATGCTGTCCATCGGGACACTGTAGCGACTGAGTAAACGGTCGCCTCCGACGGTTGCCGTTCCATCGGACTGGAGTGTAACTACATCCTTAACGCGTTCCTTTTCCTCAGCGCTGAGACCGTTGTAGATCGCCCGATAAATGTATGCGTTGTGTTTGGCATCGAAATTTGGGGCGAATCCGTCGATACAGGTCACCGTACGCGCACCCTTCGCCAGCAGGAGAAGAGCGACGCCCAGATTGTCTCCTGGCCCGACTTCAAGAACGTCTTTCCCTCTCAGGCGCTCCGTGTCGCCTCCCGCTCCATATGTCAGGTAATCGGCCACTACCCGGTGAGCATAGCCAGCAGCATCTTCTACCGACATATTAAGACCGGTCGAGCCCGAATGATGCCCACGCAGCTTGAGGCGAGTCAGAACCTGGCCTTTTGCATAATTCAACCCCGCCAATATCGGCGAGTGGTCAATGAATGACATTGTGAAATCTCCAATCAGAGGTATGAGTCGTCAAGCGGGAATGCAGTATCCACTTGAGTTCTGTACGTTCCACTTCATGTCACGGTCGAGATTAGCGTCGAACAGAGTGCCAATTTAGCGAGGGCTTTCCGCTGTCCGCGATGATACACATGAACGCCAAAGACTTGAAGCCTAATGCGTGGGATCGATTCGTAAGTCACTTGTTTGCAGTTGGATGAAACATGAGGTTGCTAAAAAAGTCCAAACAAAATGTGTTGCGACAATCGATTTTGACGCATTGACTAGAAGAGGTATGCCAGCGACATCCGTACCTATAATTTTCTCGTGCTATTCTGCTGATCAACAAGCACGAAGACGATGTCAGTTCCCGATGGGGATACGGAAGTTCCATGCGCGAGGCCTGGAAACTAGATCGAATTCGACGTGCAGCCTTTATCCCGCTTACTATCGCTGCGCTCATCTCTCTTGTTGTGGGGATTCGTCACGCCATTGAGTACCAGTGCCATGATCTGCAATGGATGGGAGCTCGGCTGGTTGGGCAGTGCATCGATCCGTGGCAGGAGGAACTCGCACACTTCCCGCACCACTTCCCCCATTTTGTTACGCCCAACTATCTTCACCTCTTCTATTTGATTCTGCTTCCCTTTGGCC encodes:
- a CDS encoding SDR family oxidoreductase, which produces MARYLITGIAGFIGSSLAHTLVDQGHYVQGIDNLSTGNLDNLADIRDAISFQQMDLRDAAGLKSACEGIDYILHQGALASVPRSVKDPVTSHESNINGTLNLLLAARDARVRRIVYAASSSAYGDQPTQPKQEDMLPRPLSPYAVQKLTCEYYIQSFYRAYGLEGICLRYFNIFGPRQAADSPYSGVIAQFTYKMMAGETPTIFGDGLTSRDFNFIDNAVSANLLACVAPSEVATGRVFNVGTGKSHTLNDVYAAIADQIGFSSKPNYGPPREGDIKHSLADISRATKELGYQPKAQFHEGLRKTVAWYLEEKVKKQAVAVTTQG
- a CDS encoding nucleotide sugar dehydrogenase; this encodes MLTTNQVVLPKIAQERLKRLESRTAKIGVIGLGYVGLPLSLLLSEAGFKVTGFDIDTNKVTDLEAGRSYIFRIPQEEIQGARQHGFTATTDFSHLSDQDAIIMCVPTPLTEHREPDLSYVENTTRAAAPWIQEGQLVVLESTTYPGTTEELMIPILEAENLHGLKVQGKGTAAEQGVFYVAFSPEREDPGNVTVARHNIPKVVGGHEEIATELAAVLYEGIFTRSVRVSSTRVAEMTKLLENIYRCVNIALVNELKLLSLRMGVDIWEVIDAASTKPFGFHPFYPGPGLGGHCIPIDPFYLSWKAKEYDFNTRFIELAGEVNESMPAHVVQYVAKGLNEHKKAVNGSKILMLGMAYKKDIDDLRESPSLTVIELLREQGAEVLYNDPYFPTVGRGRHYNLNMTCTPLEDLEQYDCVLIMTDHSDYDYEDIVSHSQLVVDSRNATKGIQSGKIVRC
- a CDS encoding Ig domain-containing protein, whose amino-acid sequence is MGTQSQIIKVTGQHFANQAAILWNGHALPTTVVDSNTLSGAVQGSNLAAPATVQLKVQNLDNGQQSQPMPVTVAAAATSSSQLVINSVAVSGAMVNQPYASAFGASGGTPVYTWSITSGQLPAGLSLVASTGVISGIPTVSGTFNFTISVADSASPAQSVSTSASITVSSSQLAILSPQFPSGGVGTAYSIAMKAAGGTPAYTWSITSGQLPTGLSMGSSSGVISGTPTVGGTFKFTISVADSASPAQSISTSASITVSSSQLTILSPLFPSGGVGTAYSIAMKAAGGTPTYTWSITSGQLPTGLSMGSSSGVISGTPTVGGTFNFTISVADSSNPAQSVSTSASVSVGSSQLAITSSVLSSGIVDTAYSTALQASGGTPAYTWSIAAGSLPAGLTLAATTGVISGTPTTSGTSKFIASLTDNSNPAQTQSTAMTITVAAAQPPTGPGTTWYVRPDGGTRYSSNVTTGQCDGKADAPYSGSGVNQHCAFNDVRMLYQDGTYNIGASFPAWGWVIAGGDTVLIRGSIGTGVSYRIGWNGTTYDGWGIAGDPWSSGMPPPPSGTASQHTRILGENYASCHSASAKTQLHGGRGAYAVMSLYGASYVDVACLDITDFSACGRATQKVGCDSTQDFAQVGIQLHNTSTHDSFTDIHIHGLAGAGVAGSTGDGVVMDYVDILGNASSGWNADEGDGTTGVGSLLVSHFNISWNGCAEEYPIVDSVPYGDCTDQSSGGYGDGFGTATVASPSPGWQVHFDNGTVSYNTQDGLDALHISGPGSTMTDTRVLAYGNEGQQLKVGGATATIQDSVIVGNCEAMTTQAIPGTPAGFGSVLASPCRAANTAVVINVTPGYQATFQGNTVFTQGSIGLEVEYATADTGPTNTLQFNDNIFVGFPNSGNGANPTPIYSNTDLKMLTNPGASWSNNSYFGYRNNWMCPAVNESNALCIDPGLVDETYHPYGYGNMAPASSSSPVVGAGVAVPSIPLDYTGVTRPNPPSIGAYEFPQ
- a CDS encoding glycosyltransferase family 2 protein is translated as MATVDVIIPSFNAAHYLPAAIESVVSQTFDDWQILLVDDGSTDNTAEVIAPFLERLGSKFKYIKQNNRGLPAARNTAIKASTAEFLALLDADDVWLPCRLSESLKAFAERPQAGLAYGLVTTIDPEGQLGRTFAGNPRYAEGNIAPYIYMRKVELPCPTMTFRRKCVDEVGLFDETMRATEDRDLWLRIALRYEVAFVPKVIAHYRISPGSMSTDPNRMLRAQLQFINKHYGAPGCGILARQISWARAYKQRADALKSQNRPWAALISSLRAVAICPIDMDNPRTAASLFWNWIGSPKRS
- a CDS encoding methyltransferase domain-containing protein, which translates into the protein MSFIDHSPILAGLNYAKGQVLTRLKLRGHHSGSTGLNMSVEDAAGYAHRVVADYLTYGAGGDTERLRGKDVLEVGPGDNLGVALLLLAKGARTVTCIDGFAPNFDAKHNAYIYRAIYNGLSAEEKERVKDVVTLQSDGTATVGGDRLLSRYSVPMDSIATPLESQSYDIVISRAVLEHLGNLETGWKNMVRCLRFDGEMWHKVDFRCHNLFGEIHPLYFLTVSDTLWNLISRPDPTMNRLRLPTYRELAARDFYDSRFYITHIAGENEFSPHIESLIPGTHYDQRNLDGLRDIRPRLQKCFSDYSDEDLLVTGTFLALRGVRT